The window CGCTATCAGTGTTTGACGCGCGTTTTGATGGGCAGGTCGATACAGCTGATGTCCCTAGCGGCCGTTTATCCATTGATGCGGCAGGCACGCCTAAGATGATCAGTTTCCGCAAATTAAACTATGCGGGCGAAGCAGGTTCTGTACAGGCAAAAGGCGCGCTTGATTTACGCGACAATATTGGCTGGAACGTTACAGGGCGCTTTGATAAGTTCAATTTGGGTTACTTCTTACCGAACAATCCGGCGATTCTCACTGGTGATTTGACCACCAGCGGAAAATGGCAGCCTGCAGCCGAAAACAATCCGAATATTCAAGGTAAATTGCAGCGTTTCGCCGTTGATTTTGAGGGTATATTAGATGCTGAGCAGTTGCCAGCCGGTAGATTAACCATTAATGCCAGTGGTGATGATCAGGTGATTCGTATCAAGCGCTTCCGGCATGTGGGCGCGGCAGGCAGTATTGATGCCCAAGGAACCGTCGATGTGCGTCAAGGTATCGCTTGGGATATTAGCGCCGTTATGGATCGCTTCAATTTGGGCTACTTCCTTAAAGACACACCAAGCGTTATCACTGGCTCGCTAAATAGTGACGGCCGCTGGACGAAAACGCAGCAAATTATTAATTTAAAGCAACTCAATTTAAGTGGCATATTAAAAGGCCAAACTTTAAGTGCCAAGGGTAGTTTGGCCGCTAAGCTACATTTACCTGAAGACTTAGCGAGCTATTTTGAGTGTTTGCAAGCAAAAGATGTCGAAGCGCAATATAAGCAAGTAAATGCCTTAATTGAGAGCTTAAATGCTAATAATTTAGTGATACGTTGGGGCGATAATTATCTGACCGCGAATGGCAATGCCAAGCAATTACACACAAAAATTAATATCACCAGTCTTGACCAGCTGTCAGACAAACTTGCGGGCAAAGTCACGGGCGGCGCCACCTTATCGCAACCAGCAGGACAAGCGCTCCCGACCATTTATATTGATTTGGTCGGTGAACGTATCGCGCTGCCTGGATTTATTCTACGCCAAGGTCGTATTCGCGGCAAGTTGGTTAATTTAGCCAATAGCCCAAGCCAGCTGATTGTCAGCGCTGAAGGGTTAGATGTGGCTGGACAAACCTTTAAAAGCGTTAATGCTTCCTTTAATGGTACAGAGCAAGCACATGTCGTCAACATCGAAGTGGCCAATGAGCAGCTTGGTATTTCTGCAAGGCTCAAAGGCGGCTTTGATCGTCAGCAGCTCCGCTGGTCAGGGGTCATAGGTAAAGGTCGCGTTAAGTCTAAATATGCCGCTTTAAACCAACTACAACCGGCGCAATTAATTGTCAACCTACCGCAAGCTAACAGTGGCGGCGCAAATGAGCTTAAAGTGCAGCTTGCCACGCATTGTTGGCAAGCAGTAGATCAGACTGGCAAGCTATGCCTACGTGAAAATCTCATTGCGTCAGCGGCGGGGGGACAAGTTAATCTTGCCGTACAAAAGCTAGATACTTCGTTATTTGCAGTATTCTTACCCAAAGATATTGATTGGCATGGCAAGATTAATGGCAGAGCGATTGTTGGTTGGCAACGCGGCAAGCCGCCGACCATTAACACTACTTTATATTCTGATAACGGTAAAATTGGTCTTATTCAAGATGGTGATAGCGCACCCATCACCTTGCCGTATAAGCGTGTGTCACTCATTGCCTTATCCGTTCCTGAGGGACTAAAACTGCGAACCGATATTAATACGGGTCGCGGCGGTCGTGGCTATGCTGAGGTCATCGTTGACCCTTACAAAACCCCGAAGCCTATCTCGGGCGCGCTAGTGCTCAATGAGCTTAACTTAGCGATTTTCAAACCTTTCTTCCCTGGTATGCGGGTACTTGAGGGTAATATCACCATGGCAGGTGGCCTCGGCGGTACGCTCGATAAGCCGCAGTTTTATGGTGATGTGAAGCTGGCCGATGGTCGCATCGCTATGCTGGACTTACCAGTGAATTTGACCACAGTTAATGTCGGAGCTAAAGTTCGCGGTACCCAAGCGACCATTGATGGCACCTTTAACAGTGGTACAGGTACGGGCAAGCTGACTGGTACCGTTGATTGGCAACAAAAATTGCAAGCCAAGCTTAGCGTGGTCGGCGAGCGCTTAGTATTGACCCAGCCGCCATTATTATACGCTGTGATTAATCCTGATATCGACATCATCGTGCGTCCAGGCGACCGTTATGTCAATATTGAGGGAACAGTCAGTGTGCCATCAGCGACCATTCGTCCGCCAGAAGCCAGTGAAGATTTGATTACCCGGACCGAAGATGCAGTGGTTATTGATAGGCGCAATATTGGTAATATTGATGAGGTCTTAGCAATCTCCAAGCCTTGGTCGATTAACGCAGATATCGGTATCGATTTGGGTGATGATGTTAGTTTTCGCGGCTTTGGAGCCGTCATTCCTCTAGCGGGTGCGTTAAATGTCACTCAGCGTGGTCAAGGTACCCTGCGTGCTAAAGGCGTGGTTCAAGTAGCGCGCCGCACTAGTGTCGATATTTTTGGACAGAACCTAGAGCTCAATTACGGTCAAATACGCTTCAATGGTGATGTAATGAAGCCCAATTTGAGTATTGAAGCAGTCAAAATTATCGACGGCAATACCGTAGGGGTTCGAGTTAGAGGCAGTCCTACAAACCCAAATATTGTGGTCTTTAACAATGCGGGACTGACTCAGCAGCAAGCTATGAATGCGTTGGTGACTGGTCGCATCAACAATGGCAGCGCGACTCAAATCAGTGAGCAAGGCTTTAAGTCGCAAGTGACCAATAATCTGGCAGCCGCTGGACTTAATTTTGGCTTAAGCGGCACACGCAATATAACCAATCAAATAGGCCAAGCTTTTGGTCTACAGAGCTTAACGGTGGATGCATCAGGCAACAGTGAAGGTACCAATGTGAATGTCACCGGCTATGTGTCGCCTGACTTATATATCCGCTATGGGGTAGGTGTCTTTAATGCCCAAAATAGCTTATCCATTCGCTATCAGCTGACCCGCCGTGTTTATGTCGAAGCGACCTCCGCTGCGGAAAATGTGGTTGATGTGGTTTATAGTTGGCAGTTTTAGTGCCGGCTAGCTTTCGTAATGGGCAGTTTGGGCGTTGATATTGTTATCAGTTCATACAAAGCCATCGATCAATGTGACAAATACCATCAACAAAAAACGCCTTATCGAAGGCGTTTTTTGGTCACTGTGAAATTTTTTAAGGCCATATAAGCTACTTGGTCAAAATTAAACGATTATTACGAGTTAGGCGTAAGCGATATTCTTCGCCTTCATGCTCAATACGAACTTCTTTAGTTAGGGCAAATAGATGCTGTGATTGCAAAGTAGGTAAACGATTTTCACGGCAATTTAGGTAACGAGAGATAACCATGCTCATAATAAATTCCTTTTGGCTTTTTGTTAAATGGATAAGTGGCTGTATTTTTGAATAATCATCGACATAAACGGTGCCAAGCTAAGCAGAGATACACTGAAGAAGTCGAACTAACGATAATGATTATCATTTATAATATAACGTTTTACAAGTCCATTGGTAAAACAAATCGCAGTTATTAAGTAAAATTATGTAAATCTATTCTAAAGTCTCTATTTAATTGTCTGCCCTTATAAATATATTCTGCCGGATTAATAACGTAAGATGCCATTAATCCGGCAGGAAACTATTATTTAAGAATGAATCACTTAGGAAGTAACCACGTAGAAAGCAACTTTTTAGGAAACAATAATGTTAAATAAGTTAGAAGAACAGCAAGCCAGTACTGATGACAAGTCGGTTGCTGATAGGGCAATCATTGATAAGGTGGTTAG of the Psychrobacter sp. LV10R520-6 genome contains:
- the hemP gene encoding hemin uptake protein HemP, whose translation is MVISRYLNCRENRLPTLQSQHLFALTKEVRIEHEGEEYRLRLTRNNRLILTK
- a CDS encoding translocation/assembly module TamB domain-containing protein — encoded protein: MLNNHTPPTHESSDEDPAQRDARAVRRWYPVSFVLKLLVLILIVLAIMFAVFFYIAGTDSGTKFILEKISAETGIEFKYGSGNLRDGIWVTDIDIEATEDLEILVDKAYIKIGWRAVFAKEVHLSNADIQRIEIINKKPPTGEPFDYKTLKLPVNLRLDQANVKTIVYKQVTKEPIVIHDIAARDLTWVGSQVTVGRGDLRYADIVKVSALQGSIDLQGDYPLDLTAIAEVSALEKAYIAPLDITATGSLRRTVGKVRSRYNDGDVSGDFVVQGLDKGAPFQAKLQWDDILIPYADEQNMHLKSGMLTADGVISEIRLRINTELMAKDIPSGHYQGRAVIADSQLRIDRLNANVPAGRLLAQGILDWKNSLDAKVVATGSNFDIRRVIPKQYSDYKVYAPQKLNGKLFVHYQQKNTTGNLQLNADLRQRDGEHVNAKIVRGKTSVKSKQAAPWYIDATWQNLVRKQLPNIGNVDSPRGQASVIVRGSHLSVDANAVINELNVAPKGNYDVRVRKAGNVIDINRLNYKGIVGDLMGSGQIQLATKKRPLTWQIDARTNGLLPKQYRSDLPLERISGRISARGRLLNISKNRVKGQRHIISFNNTDLQAQLDASQDGRAIGITGGGDASVDIIDGALSVFDARFDGQVDTADVPSGRLSIDAAGTPKMISFRKLNYAGEAGSVQAKGALDLRDNIGWNVTGRFDKFNLGYFLPNNPAILTGDLTTSGKWQPAAENNPNIQGKLQRFAVDFEGILDAEQLPAGRLTINASGDDQVIRIKRFRHVGAAGSIDAQGTVDVRQGIAWDISAVMDRFNLGYFLKDTPSVITGSLNSDGRWTKTQQIINLKQLNLSGILKGQTLSAKGSLAAKLHLPEDLASYFECLQAKDVEAQYKQVNALIESLNANNLVIRWGDNYLTANGNAKQLHTKINITSLDQLSDKLAGKVTGGATLSQPAGQALPTIYIDLVGERIALPGFILRQGRIRGKLVNLANSPSQLIVSAEGLDVAGQTFKSVNASFNGTEQAHVVNIEVANEQLGISARLKGGFDRQQLRWSGVIGKGRVKSKYAALNQLQPAQLIVNLPQANSGGANELKVQLATHCWQAVDQTGKLCLRENLIASAAGGQVNLAVQKLDTSLFAVFLPKDIDWHGKINGRAIVGWQRGKPPTINTTLYSDNGKIGLIQDGDSAPITLPYKRVSLIALSVPEGLKLRTDINTGRGGRGYAEVIVDPYKTPKPISGALVLNELNLAIFKPFFPGMRVLEGNITMAGGLGGTLDKPQFYGDVKLADGRIAMLDLPVNLTTVNVGAKVRGTQATIDGTFNSGTGTGKLTGTVDWQQKLQAKLSVVGERLVLTQPPLLYAVINPDIDIIVRPGDRYVNIEGTVSVPSATIRPPEASEDLITRTEDAVVIDRRNIGNIDEVLAISKPWSINADIGIDLGDDVSFRGFGAVIPLAGALNVTQRGQGTLRAKGVVQVARRTSVDIFGQNLELNYGQIRFNGDVMKPNLSIEAVKIIDGNTVGVRVRGSPTNPNIVVFNNAGLTQQQAMNALVTGRINNGSATQISEQGFKSQVTNNLAAAGLNFGLSGTRNITNQIGQAFGLQSLTVDASGNSEGTNVNVTGYVSPDLYIRYGVGVFNAQNSLSIRYQLTRRVYVEATSAAENVVDVVYSWQF